The following proteins are co-located in the Leptospira weilii genome:
- a CDS encoding ketoacyl-ACP synthase III — protein MNGKNQTSNGIRITGFGHYLPERIVTNEEIRSRLKFPEMHPAEKAVIGNIGVNERRRANETETAMFMASKVAEMALKDAGKKPEDVDLYILANWTDRYYLPDLAPQASKLSGTKNALAFDVSTACTGFVHGVQTASAYLRTDKFKNALVIGSERFSVRTRMGGYGEFTAGDAAAGVFLEYTGDKNFGIIDSFLQDDGDLSGIIVTGPPPTSYVKSYPELVSKAADLTLKSMDLLLEKNDLTIDDVDWVVPHPGTDVVVQDVLKRTKFPREKILMNFERVGNTSAASIPIVLSEYYYKGKFKKGDLFLTPAVGGGFYWGGLLFRL, from the coding sequence ATGAATGGAAAAAATCAAACGTCGAACGGAATCAGAATCACCGGCTTCGGCCACTATCTCCCGGAACGAATCGTGACTAACGAGGAAATTCGTTCCCGTTTGAAATTTCCGGAAATGCATCCGGCTGAAAAAGCAGTGATTGGAAATATAGGAGTCAACGAAAGAAGAAGGGCCAACGAAACCGAAACCGCAATGTTTATGGCTTCGAAAGTAGCGGAAATGGCTCTGAAAGACGCGGGAAAAAAACCGGAAGATGTGGATCTTTATATTCTCGCGAATTGGACCGATCGTTATTACCTTCCCGATCTCGCTCCCCAAGCATCGAAACTTTCCGGAACTAAAAACGCCCTCGCTTTCGACGTTAGCACCGCTTGTACAGGTTTCGTTCATGGGGTTCAAACGGCGTCCGCATACTTGAGAACGGACAAATTTAAAAACGCTCTCGTTATCGGGAGCGAACGATTTTCCGTCAGAACCAGAATGGGAGGTTACGGAGAATTTACCGCGGGAGACGCCGCGGCAGGTGTTTTTTTAGAATATACGGGAGATAAAAATTTCGGAATCATCGATTCTTTCCTACAAGACGACGGCGACCTTTCAGGTATCATCGTAACCGGACCTCCGCCGACGAGTTACGTGAAAAGTTATCCCGAACTCGTAAGCAAAGCGGCGGATCTCACTCTCAAGTCCATGGACCTGCTTTTGGAAAAAAACGATCTTACCATAGACGATGTGGATTGGGTCGTTCCTCATCCCGGAACGGACGTAGTCGTTCAAGACGTTCTCAAAAGGACCAAGTTCCCGAGAGAAAAAATTCTTATGAACTTCGAAAGAGTCGGAAACACTTCCGCCGCCTCCATCCCGATCGTATTATCAGAATATTATTATAAAGGAAAGTTTAAAAAAGGAGATTTATTCCTTACCCCCGCCGTAGGAGGCGGATTTTATTGGGGAGGACTCTTATTCCGTCTTTGA
- a CDS encoding CoA-transferase, protein MEKNAKIFKNPDEMIREMVSPGMYLHISATMSRPNALIYSLARCFQNSNPEFVISMAGIHSSAHALTIAKIVKKMITGFAGDNYPKPSPNSLYSNLLEGKPFELELWSLLSIVQRLMAGAMRLPGFITNSLLGSDLILDKLGKTAFLLPDPGHCPVSANGSHSPNYKGKKGVDLAYILPLNPDFTLLHAVVGDEEGNLVLCPPSGEGYWGALAAKEGVIATVEKIVPRGSVPAEMVTIPGNRVRAFSVAEFGAHPQSLRVYNLPGIPAFKGLSTYLDDYEFQIEANEAANAPSRAEKWYANFVNLKGGHAEYLERLGSVRLKKLKSIPEENKAVKLENPKTVNDSEQMIILAARAIQEYVKTNGYKTILAGIGAAHISAWTAARFLEKEGIEVKVVTELGFFSMKPHTGDVFLFSQLHAKNCTMLSDIAGILGTVVPDHCLGVLGAAEVDWFGNINSTKTSKGKFLVGSGGANDIAAVADCIVVAKANRGRFVKHVNYITSVGDRVMEAVCQFGRFQRKPNSDHVFEFSHWIPPPSDEEMEPEEAVLRYTSWLPPDEDIPLKQEPPVTAEELTVLRELDPEKIYIEQFMVYTRLP, encoded by the coding sequence TTGGAAAAAAATGCGAAGATCTTTAAAAACCCCGATGAGATGATCCGAGAAATGGTAAGCCCGGGAATGTATTTGCATATTTCGGCGACTATGTCCAGACCTAACGCGCTTATCTATTCCCTCGCCCGTTGTTTTCAAAATTCGAATCCCGAATTCGTGATTAGCATGGCGGGAATTCATTCCAGCGCGCACGCTCTCACGATCGCAAAGATCGTTAAAAAAATGATCACCGGTTTTGCAGGCGATAATTATCCGAAACCTTCTCCTAATTCATTATATTCTAATTTACTAGAAGGGAAACCATTCGAACTGGAACTTTGGTCTCTTCTCAGCATCGTTCAAAGACTGATGGCGGGCGCAATGCGTCTTCCGGGTTTTATCACAAACTCTCTTTTAGGAAGCGATCTCATTTTAGACAAATTAGGTAAAACCGCATTCCTATTGCCCGACCCCGGGCATTGTCCCGTTAGCGCAAACGGCTCCCATTCTCCGAATTATAAAGGTAAGAAAGGAGTGGACCTTGCGTACATTCTCCCCTTAAATCCGGACTTCACTCTTTTACACGCGGTAGTCGGAGACGAGGAAGGAAACTTAGTTCTCTGCCCTCCCAGCGGAGAGGGTTACTGGGGAGCTCTCGCGGCAAAAGAAGGGGTGATCGCAACCGTGGAAAAAATCGTTCCCAGAGGCTCCGTTCCTGCGGAAATGGTTACGATTCCGGGAAATCGGGTAAGAGCATTTTCCGTCGCGGAATTCGGCGCACATCCTCAATCCCTTCGGGTTTATAATCTTCCGGGGATTCCCGCATTCAAAGGGCTTTCCACATACTTGGACGATTATGAATTTCAGATCGAGGCCAACGAAGCTGCAAACGCACCTTCTCGGGCCGAGAAATGGTATGCAAACTTTGTAAACTTAAAAGGCGGTCACGCTGAATATCTGGAACGCCTAGGAAGCGTTCGTCTTAAGAAATTAAAAAGTATTCCCGAAGAAAACAAAGCCGTCAAACTGGAAAATCCGAAAACGGTAAACGACTCGGAGCAGATGATCATTCTCGCGGCGAGAGCCATCCAAGAATACGTCAAAACCAACGGTTATAAAACAATCCTCGCGGGAATCGGCGCGGCTCATATCTCGGCTTGGACCGCGGCCCGATTTCTGGAAAAAGAAGGAATCGAAGTCAAAGTTGTCACCGAACTCGGTTTTTTTTCGATGAAACCTCATACCGGAGACGTTTTTCTTTTCAGTCAATTACACGCTAAAAATTGCACAATGCTCTCCGATATCGCAGGCATCTTAGGAACCGTTGTTCCCGATCACTGCCTCGGAGTGTTAGGTGCGGCGGAAGTGGATTGGTTCGGAAATATCAATTCCACAAAAACGTCCAAGGGCAAATTCCTCGTGGGTTCGGGAGGAGCCAACGACATCGCTGCCGTAGCGGATTGTATCGTAGTCGCAAAAGCAAATCGAGGAAGATTTGTAAAACACGTAAACTACATCACCTCTGTCGGGGATCGAGTGATGGAAGCGGTCTGTCAATTCGGAAGATTTCAAAGAAAACCGAATTCGGATCACGTTTTCGAATTCTCTCACTGGATCCCCCCTCCTTCCGACGAGGAAATGGAACCGGAAGAAGCGGTATTACGTTATACCTCTTGGCTTCCTCCGGACGAAGACATCCCTCTTAAACAAGAACCTCCGGTGACGGCGGAAGAACTTACCGTTTTACGCGAATTGGATCCGGAAAAGATTTACATAGAACAATTTATGGTATATACAAGACTTCCATAA
- a CDS encoding acyl-CoA thioesterase: protein MTEIQIEFPERYHFSTELSIRKTDLALDIHVSFASILDIVMEAHLQFFQYLGFSVTDIYGKSIIFANAGILYQGELLYNDQVKIDVVLDNLQEKSFDLTFRLSKNQRREKVALVKIRVLFFDYSIRKVVSVPEGFRKIFTEEKIPSYSSPPVGIQEKTSSKSATQIWKFDKLEVLRLAHGLILKLYALGNKTDISRIKEHGSLLEHIRSVSILLPVRIAGAWGSRILSEKIKNILKAKVHLEELRYLLILVQDLGIYSIERELSDLEIINGHLKKYLVRVRNGKTRKLI from the coding sequence ATGACAGAGATACAGATTGAATTTCCGGAAAGGTATCATTTTTCAACAGAGCTTTCCATACGTAAGACAGATCTCGCTTTGGATATTCACGTGTCTTTCGCGTCTATTCTCGATATCGTGATGGAAGCGCATCTTCAGTTCTTTCAGTATCTGGGTTTTTCCGTCACGGATATTTACGGAAAGAGTATTATATTCGCGAATGCTGGAATTCTCTATCAAGGGGAATTACTCTATAACGATCAAGTCAAGATCGATGTCGTATTGGACAATCTACAAGAAAAATCTTTCGATCTTACGTTTCGTTTGTCCAAGAATCAAAGGAGAGAGAAGGTCGCACTCGTAAAAATCCGGGTTTTATTTTTTGACTATTCTATTCGTAAAGTAGTGTCTGTTCCCGAGGGTTTTAGAAAAATTTTTACCGAAGAAAAAATTCCTTCTTATTCTTCTCCTCCGGTCGGTATTCAGGAAAAAACCTCATCGAAAAGTGCGACCCAGATCTGGAAATTTGATAAACTGGAAGTATTGCGTCTTGCTCACGGTCTAATTCTAAAATTATATGCGCTTGGAAATAAAACGGATATATCTAGAATCAAAGAGCATGGATCTCTTCTCGAACATATCCGTTCGGTCTCAATTCTTTTGCCTGTTCGAATTGCCGGGGCTTGGGGAAGTAGAATTCTCTCGGAAAAGATCAAAAATATTTTAAAAGCAAAGGTGCATCTTGAGGAGCTTAGGTACCTTTTGATTCTCGTTCAGGATCTAGGGATCTATTCCATCGAAAGGGAATTATCAGATTTGGAAATCATCAACGGACATCTAAAAAAATATCTTGTCCGAGTCCGAAACGGAAAGACGAGGAAACTGATCTAA
- a CDS encoding glucose 1-dehydrogenase: protein MKDKVAVVTGGSTGIGKAVVNEFVSKGVRVVFCGRRFDEGKKLESAICSQGGEAHFVVCDVTSGEQVQKMVDTVLEKFGRLDFGINNAGIMGLNHPLHEYPENIWDSVVNVNLKGTWLSMKYQIPEMIKIGGGAIVNVSSISGINGVVGINPYAAAKHGVIGLTKSAALEYAKKNIRINAICPGAVKTEILDELFHLAKDPAEAERQLVKLHPIHRIAAPEEIAKTVVWLCSEDSSFITGTAIPVDGGYSAK from the coding sequence ATGAAAGACAAAGTCGCCGTGGTGACCGGCGGAAGTACCGGAATTGGAAAAGCCGTCGTAAACGAGTTCGTTTCGAAAGGTGTCAGAGTTGTATTTTGCGGCCGTAGATTCGATGAAGGAAAAAAGCTGGAATCTGCAATTTGTTCTCAAGGCGGAGAGGCGCATTTTGTGGTTTGCGATGTGACTTCCGGCGAGCAGGTTCAAAAGATGGTCGATACCGTTTTGGAAAAATTCGGAAGACTGGACTTTGGGATCAACAATGCGGGAATCATGGGACTCAATCATCCCCTGCATGAGTATCCAGAAAATATTTGGGATAGTGTGGTGAATGTGAATCTCAAAGGGACGTGGCTTTCGATGAAATATCAGATTCCCGAAATGATTAAGATCGGGGGAGGGGCAATTGTGAATGTTTCTTCTATATCCGGAATTAACGGGGTTGTCGGAATCAATCCTTATGCCGCGGCAAAACACGGAGTTATCGGGCTTACGAAAAGTGCTGCCTTGGAATATGCAAAGAAGAATATTCGGATCAACGCGATTTGTCCGGGCGCGGTAAAGACTGAAATTTTAGACGAGCTTTTTCATCTCGCGAAAGATCCGGCGGAAGCGGAAAGACAACTCGTGAAATTACACCCGATTCATCGGATCGCCGCTCCGGAAGAAATTGCAAAGACTGTGGTTTGGCTTTGCAGCGAGGATTCTTCCTTCATCACGGGAACTGCAATTCCAGTCGACGGCGGATATTCGGCAAAATGA
- a CDS encoding PP2C family protein-serine/threonine phosphatase gives MIINYFGITEKGNFRSHNEDSMYASGEIVAGNVSGSFSSSGIRDSAATPLILALADGMGGHISGEVASRMTLEKLAWTERAVQPLEELPRAGWQSLFSIINHEINDHAKATGKLGMGATLVGILFGKRKVLVFNMGDSRAYHFSSKGIHKITVDHSFAGTIKGNQISRSYITSCIGGGTTDLQMDLFDITSSLNTGDRILLCTDGLTDVIKIDDLEEILKNSSNVKEACYHLLEEANLRMTKDNTSIIVIEVQGMMFTRSESRKLTPSEKKL, from the coding sequence ATGATTATCAACTACTTTGGAATTACGGAAAAAGGAAATTTTCGCTCGCACAACGAGGATTCTATGTACGCATCCGGAGAAATTGTGGCCGGAAACGTTTCGGGTTCTTTTTCTTCTTCCGGAATTCGAGATTCTGCGGCGACTCCTCTGATTCTTGCCCTTGCGGATGGGATGGGTGGACATATTTCCGGAGAAGTTGCAAGTCGTATGACACTTGAAAAGCTCGCATGGACGGAAAGGGCGGTTCAACCTTTGGAAGAATTGCCGCGGGCCGGTTGGCAAAGTTTGTTCAGTATCATCAACCATGAAATCAATGATCATGCCAAAGCGACCGGAAAGCTGGGAATGGGAGCTACGTTAGTCGGCATATTGTTTGGAAAAAGAAAGGTCCTTGTCTTCAACATGGGGGACAGTCGGGCTTATCATTTTTCCTCCAAAGGGATCCATAAAATTACGGTCGATCATTCTTTTGCGGGTACTATCAAAGGAAACCAGATCTCTAGGAGTTATATCACGAGCTGTATCGGAGGGGGAACTACGGATCTTCAGATGGATCTTTTCGACATCACGAGTTCGCTCAACACAGGGGATCGAATTTTGCTTTGTACAGACGGATTGACGGACGTCATCAAAATAGATGATTTGGAAGAAATCTTAAAGAACTCGTCTAACGTAAAAGAGGCCTGTTATCATCTTTTGGAGGAGGCGAACCTAAGGATGACGAAGGATAATACCTCTATAATCGTGATCGAAGTTCAGGGAATGATGTTTACCCGTTCCGAGTCTCGGAAACTTACCCCAAGCGAAAAAAAACTGTGA
- a CDS encoding AAA family ATPase: protein MKIEGYEIKERMNTDSSTEVYKAVRSKDGINVIIKYIPILDELHPAVVNLRNEYEILNYLSSDKMIQAFGMEKIPEGFTLILEFVPGESLKQFSKKKPVNLNDFFKIAIDLTEKLGEIHNKKVIHKDLKPDNIIFNPDEDILRIVDFGISTRLSKEETSWSNPNRLEGSIHYVSPEQTGRMNRSVDYRSDFYSLGVTFYELLTGKLPFESEDLLELVHFHLAKSPVDPRKVRGEIPEALSHVVLKLLSKTAEERYQTSEGLKSDLETIRDKWLESGDVPSFPLGSTDYSHEFKIPQKLYGREGYIEALLNEFKRMTETGRTSVVLIAGYSGVGKSSLVKEINKPLTESKGYSISGKFDQYNRNVPFSAIIQVFSNLIEQILTESPERIEDWKNKIRTTLGLNGKVITDVLPELEFIIGEQPPVAELGPQENANRFYLVFQNFIKIFANQDHPLAIFLDDLQWADTSSLELVKNLIEDASVNYIFLILAYRDNEVDSTHPFSTLITGLEKEGFRLDKILLKPLSLENVNELLSDSLRKPIEETLSFAEIVYSKTRGNPFFINELLKQLSKEEVISYQQGSSAISGGWIWDLDKIKKTDISDNVVDLLVKRIKKLSPRTQETLKFASCIGSNFDLGIQSKILGATLKETAAALMETMEEELIVPIGDNYRLVDSMVEIEENQDKNFQIAKSIQFRFQHDRVQQASYELLNEDQKRSLRLKIGRILLENLNEKALEDSIFDVVNHLNTGSLLVTENSEKRKLIQLNLQAAQKAKLSAAYKPSKLYSEKARELLLSLSKSGKDDKVLWEKEYDLAYAVHKELAEALYLNGSFEESQEMIQNILKQAKTPVEQAEAYNLLMIEYSAQGKYDLAMPTVIKALKPLGIELPISGFEKVVKKEIEEAKKNLKNRNITSLLDAPLMTDPNHIWAVNLLISAIPMAYNKEPALFPVICLKMANLLLKYGNLSDSYGYSCYGMVLVGKLGDYKGAYDFCELAVKLSEKYMNSGGYTKAANILANYSSSFVKHLKFSEEVNIKCVQAALDSGEFLHGSYAAMNDASNVMFQGKNLEILKPKINQLLKFVRKVKNNLAIDTILGTILILSNLRGETGSHLDFSSSEYLEKEYIDLCNDHQSLAPICTFKVMKVRSLLMYGEYQLALQEAEEANNMILYLGGQYGPLEHNFLYSLALAANYKKVSPDLKKEYLKKIQENQKQLFILAESCPENFYHKYLLVDAELAKLEYKNWKAARTYEAAIREARKNEFQNDEALACENAAMFWLSKGSVKIAGEFINEAFHRYGLWGANLKQSMLKSKFPEFIRERGTGLLRTHRTISSTTAAATEVYSGQTLDLQSVLKSSTAISGEIKLENLLDKLMKIVIENAGAQRGVLILKKEGKLYVEAEGSISKDDVEVLTGIPLGSSKNLPISLIYYVERTKENLVLRNANQDEKFNKDEYIKNSKTKSILCAPVIKQGEISGILYLENNLSEGAFTSDRLQIMNILSSQAAISIDNALLYANMEEKVRERTRELAQANADLELKNQRITDSITYSLNIQQAILPSDDTLAKNLREQFVLFRPKDIVSGDFYWFSKKEGSVFLAAVDCTGHGVPGALMSMIGNTLLNQIVNEAGIKDPGKVLEHLNRNVRQALKQDTLGANSLDGMDICFCRIDEDKVLFAGAKRPLYFSKGDKIEEIKGDRHSIGGRQKEDSRTYSTREVKLEKGQSTMFYLTTDGYMDQPNPQRQRITSKGLIRHLESVLSLPAHEQKERLSTFLDEYQAGEVQRDDITLIGFRI from the coding sequence ATGAAAATAGAAGGTTACGAAATAAAAGAAAGAATGAACACGGACTCGTCCACGGAGGTTTATAAGGCGGTACGATCGAAGGACGGAATCAACGTAATCATTAAGTACATCCCGATCCTGGACGAATTGCATCCTGCTGTCGTAAATTTGAGAAACGAATATGAAATTTTGAACTATCTTTCATCCGATAAAATGATTCAAGCCTTTGGAATGGAGAAAATTCCGGAAGGTTTCACCCTTATCTTGGAATTCGTTCCCGGAGAATCGCTCAAACAGTTTTCCAAAAAAAAACCGGTTAACTTAAACGACTTTTTCAAAATCGCGATCGACCTCACCGAAAAACTCGGAGAAATCCATAATAAAAAAGTAATACATAAAGATTTAAAGCCGGATAACATCATATTCAATCCGGACGAAGACATTTTAAGAATCGTAGACTTCGGTATTTCCACCCGGCTCTCCAAAGAAGAAACTTCCTGGTCCAATCCAAACCGCCTCGAAGGAAGCATTCACTATGTTTCTCCGGAACAAACCGGCAGGATGAATCGTTCCGTGGATTACAGAAGCGATTTTTATTCTCTCGGAGTCACTTTCTACGAACTTCTCACCGGAAAACTTCCCTTCGAAAGCGAAGACCTTCTGGAACTGGTCCACTTCCATCTCGCAAAATCCCCGGTCGATCCGCGTAAGGTCCGCGGCGAAATCCCGGAAGCCCTTTCTCATGTCGTATTAAAACTTCTTTCAAAAACCGCGGAGGAAAGATACCAAACCTCGGAAGGCCTCAAATCGGACTTGGAAACCATCCGAGACAAATGGCTGGAATCGGGGGACGTTCCCAGTTTTCCGCTCGGCTCCACGGATTATTCTCACGAGTTCAAAATCCCTCAAAAACTCTACGGAAGAGAGGGATACATCGAAGCGTTGTTAAACGAATTCAAACGCATGACGGAAACCGGAAGGACCAGCGTCGTCCTGATAGCGGGCTATTCCGGAGTTGGTAAATCCTCTCTCGTCAAGGAAATCAACAAACCTCTTACGGAATCAAAAGGCTATTCCATTTCCGGAAAATTCGATCAGTACAATCGTAACGTTCCTTTCAGCGCAATCATTCAAGTATTTTCCAATCTGATCGAACAAATTCTGACGGAATCTCCGGAAAGAATCGAAGACTGGAAAAACAAAATCCGCACCACTCTGGGCTTGAACGGAAAGGTTATAACAGACGTTTTGCCGGAACTCGAGTTTATCATCGGAGAACAGCCTCCCGTTGCGGAGTTAGGACCTCAGGAAAACGCGAACCGTTTCTATCTGGTATTTCAAAATTTTATAAAAATCTTCGCCAACCAAGATCATCCGCTCGCCATCTTTTTAGACGATTTACAATGGGCCGACACATCTTCTCTGGAGCTTGTCAAGAACCTAATCGAAGACGCCTCCGTAAATTATATTTTTCTAATATTAGCTTATAGAGACAACGAAGTGGACTCCACGCATCCTTTTTCCACTCTGATAACGGGTTTGGAAAAGGAAGGATTCCGTCTGGATAAAATTCTACTCAAACCCTTAAGTTTGGAAAACGTGAACGAACTTTTGTCGGACAGTTTACGGAAACCTATCGAAGAAACACTAAGTTTCGCCGAAATCGTATATTCGAAAACAAGAGGAAATCCGTTCTTCATCAACGAACTGCTGAAACAATTGTCCAAAGAGGAAGTTATCTCCTATCAGCAAGGAAGTTCCGCAATCTCGGGAGGATGGATCTGGGATCTCGATAAGATCAAAAAGACGGATATTTCGGATAATGTGGTAGATCTTCTCGTAAAAAGAATCAAAAAGCTCTCCCCTAGAACCCAGGAAACTTTAAAATTCGCGTCCTGTATCGGAAGCAACTTCGATCTCGGAATCCAATCCAAAATTTTGGGCGCGACTTTGAAGGAAACCGCGGCGGCACTTATGGAAACCATGGAAGAGGAATTGATCGTTCCGATCGGAGACAACTACCGACTCGTGGATTCCATGGTAGAAATAGAAGAAAATCAGGATAAGAATTTCCAAATTGCAAAGTCGATCCAATTCCGCTTTCAACACGATCGAGTGCAACAAGCGAGCTACGAACTTTTGAACGAGGATCAAAAACGATCCTTACGCCTTAAGATCGGCAGAATTCTTCTGGAAAACTTAAATGAAAAAGCTTTGGAAGATTCGATCTTTGACGTGGTAAACCACTTGAACACCGGTTCCCTACTCGTTACGGAAAATTCCGAAAAAAGAAAATTAATACAGTTGAATCTTCAAGCCGCGCAAAAAGCGAAACTCTCAGCGGCTTATAAACCGTCGAAATTGTATTCGGAAAAAGCGAGAGAACTTCTGCTCTCTCTTTCCAAATCGGGTAAAGACGACAAGGTACTTTGGGAAAAAGAGTACGACCTTGCTTATGCGGTTCACAAAGAACTCGCCGAAGCTCTTTACCTCAATGGGAGTTTCGAAGAATCCCAAGAGATGATTCAAAATATTCTAAAGCAGGCAAAAACTCCCGTGGAACAAGCGGAAGCGTATAACTTGCTGATGATCGAATATTCCGCCCAAGGCAAATACGATCTCGCAATGCCGACCGTAATCAAGGCCTTAAAACCTTTGGGAATCGAACTCCCGATTTCCGGTTTCGAAAAGGTGGTAAAAAAAGAAATCGAAGAGGCGAAAAAGAATCTCAAAAATAGAAACATAACATCTCTGTTAGACGCTCCTCTCATGACGGACCCGAATCACATCTGGGCCGTGAATCTTTTGATCAGCGCCATTCCGATGGCTTACAACAAAGAACCGGCTCTTTTTCCGGTAATCTGTCTGAAGATGGCGAACCTTTTGCTGAAATACGGAAACCTTTCCGATTCGTACGGATATTCCTGCTACGGAATGGTACTCGTCGGAAAATTAGGGGATTATAAAGGCGCATACGACTTCTGCGAACTCGCGGTAAAACTCAGCGAGAAATATATGAACTCGGGCGGATATACCAAAGCCGCAAACATTCTCGCGAACTATTCTTCCTCTTTTGTAAAACACCTTAAGTTTTCCGAAGAAGTCAACATCAAGTGCGTTCAAGCCGCTTTGGATTCAGGAGAATTTTTACACGGAAGTTATGCCGCGATGAACGACGCTTCCAATGTGATGTTTCAAGGAAAGAACCTGGAAATCCTAAAACCAAAGATCAATCAACTCCTCAAGTTCGTAAGAAAAGTAAAAAACAATCTTGCGATTGATACGATCCTCGGAACCATTCTCATTCTTTCCAATTTAAGAGGGGAAACGGGAAGTCATCTCGACTTCTCTTCGAGCGAGTACCTGGAAAAAGAGTACATAGATCTCTGCAACGACCACCAAAGTTTGGCTCCGATCTGCACCTTTAAAGTGATGAAGGTTCGTTCCCTCTTAATGTACGGAGAATACCAACTCGCGCTTCAGGAAGCGGAAGAAGCGAACAACATGATTCTCTATCTCGGAGGTCAATACGGTCCTCTGGAACACAACTTTTTATATTCCCTCGCTCTGGCCGCAAACTACAAAAAAGTTTCCCCCGATCTCAAAAAAGAATATTTAAAAAAGATTCAGGAGAACCAGAAACAACTTTTCATCCTAGCCGAAAGTTGTCCCGAAAACTTTTACCACAAATATCTACTCGTAGACGCGGAATTAGCAAAACTCGAATACAAAAACTGGAAAGCCGCAAGGACTTACGAGGCCGCAATTCGAGAAGCGAGAAAGAACGAGTTTCAAAACGACGAAGCTCTCGCCTGCGAGAACGCGGCGATGTTCTGGCTATCCAAAGGCAGCGTCAAGATCGCCGGAGAATTCATCAACGAAGCATTCCATCGTTACGGACTTTGGGGGGCCAACCTCAAACAAAGTATGCTCAAATCCAAGTTTCCGGAATTCATCCGCGAAAGAGGAACAGGATTACTGCGCACCCATCGAACGATTTCCAGCACAACAGCGGCCGCAACCGAAGTTTATTCGGGCCAAACCTTGGATCTTCAATCCGTATTGAAAAGTTCCACGGCGATTTCCGGAGAGATCAAGCTGGAAAATCTTTTGGACAAATTGATGAAGATCGTAATCGAAAACGCCGGGGCGCAAAGAGGCGTACTCATCTTAAAAAAGGAAGGAAAACTCTATGTGGAAGCCGAAGGTTCGATTTCCAAAGACGACGTGGAGGTATTGACCGGAATCCCTCTCGGCAGTAGCAAAAATCTTCCGATCTCCCTCATCTATTACGTGGAAAGGACCAAGGAAAACCTTGTTTTAAGAAACGCAAATCAGGACGAAAAATTCAACAAAGACGAATATATTAAAAATTCTAAAACGAAATCGATTCTCTGCGCGCCAGTCATCAAACAAGGGGAAATTTCCGGAATTCTCTATCTAGAAAATAATCTTTCGGAAGGGGCCTTCACTTCGGATCGACTTCAGATTATGAATATCCTTTCTTCTCAAGCTGCGATCTCCATCGATAACGCATTACTTTATGCGAATATGGAGGAAAAGGTCAGAGAAAGAACCAGAGAATTGGCTCAAGCAAACGCAGATCTAGAACTTAAGAATCAGCGTATTACGGACAGTATCACATATTCTTTGAATATTCAACAGGCGATCCTTCCTTCGGATGACACTCTCGCAAAAAATTTACGCGAACAGTTCGTTTTATTCAGACCGAAAGACATCGTATCGGGAGATTTTTACTGGTTTAGCAAAAAAGAAGGATCCGTTTTCCTTGCAGCGGTCGATTGTACTGGACATGGAGTTCCAGGCGCATTAATGTCCATGATAGGAAACACCCTGCTCAACCAGATCGTAAACGAGGCGGGAATCAAAGATCCGGGAAAAGTTCTGGAACATTTAAACCGAAATGTGCGACAAGCCTTAAAACAAGACACTTTAGGCGCAAACTCGTTAGATGGAATGGATATTTGTTTCTGCCGGATTGACGAAGATAAAGTGCTGTTTGCTGGCGCTAAAAGACCGCTCTATTTTTCAAAAGGTGACAAAATCGAAGAAATCAAAGGCGACAGACATTCGATCGGTGGGAGACAAAAAGAAGATTCCAGAACATATTCCACTCGCGAAGTAAAATTGGAAAAGGGACAATCCACTATGTTTTACCTCACAACAGACGGGTATATGGATCAACCGAATCCCCAAAGACAAAGAATCACGAGCAAAGGTTTGATAAGGCATTTAGAAAGCGTTCTCTCTTTACCCGCGCACGAACAAAAGGAAAGACTATCCACCTTTTTGGATGAATACCAAGCGGGAGAGGTTCAGAGAGACGACATAACTTTGATTGGATTTAGAATTTAA